A part of Acidobacteriota bacterium genomic DNA contains:
- a CDS encoding ABC transporter ATP-binding protein: MLEQLSYLLPLFRRYRLKFFGGLATVAGSALVGLMAPLVVGRAVDGLQAEDPLRGLYLQGALLVLIALGQGLFMFVQRMVLVTMSRDIERDLRNRYFGHLESLDAAFFQRHATGDLMARGTNDLQAVRMLCGPAVMYSANTIFTASGALFFMSQIHGRLTLLSLATMPLVAWATHVFGSRIHVLFERVQESFSTLSTRVQENLAGARVVRAYVQEGPQIESFRVDNDDYVERNRRLIRWSAAFHPTLQALIGIGFVMVLFYGGSLARDGGITVGQFVTFNLFLGKMIWPMIAIGWVINLAQRGAASLRRMREVLETAPAVADGASVERPAELSGAVEFRNLSFAFEAGKEVLSDISFRAPAGSTVALVGRTGSGKSTLLGLLPRLAEPPEGSVFVDGIDVRGLGLAELRGALGVVPQESFLFSTTVAENIALGRPDASRDEIVEAARLAGLGEDLDGFPKGLETLVGERGITLSGGQKQRVSLARALLRDPSILLLDDSLSAVDTQTEEMILENLERVFEGRTVFLVSHRVSTVRGADLILVLDEGRIVERGRHDELVEQGGHYADLERRQRLEEELQAAV, from the coding sequence TTGCTCGAGCAGCTCTCCTATCTCCTGCCGCTGTTTCGTCGCTACCGCCTGAAGTTCTTCGGCGGCCTGGCGACGGTGGCCGGCTCGGCTCTCGTCGGCCTGATGGCGCCGCTGGTGGTCGGCCGGGCGGTCGACGGCCTGCAGGCCGAAGATCCCCTGCGCGGGCTCTACCTCCAGGGCGCGTTGCTGGTGCTCATCGCCCTCGGCCAGGGGCTGTTCATGTTCGTCCAGCGCATGGTCTTGGTGACCATGAGCCGGGACATCGAGCGCGACCTGCGCAATCGCTACTTCGGACATCTCGAGAGCCTCGACGCCGCTTTCTTCCAGCGTCATGCCACCGGCGACTTGATGGCACGCGGGACCAACGATCTGCAGGCCGTGCGCATGCTGTGCGGGCCGGCCGTGATGTACAGCGCCAACACCATTTTCACGGCCAGCGGCGCGCTCTTCTTCATGTCTCAGATCCATGGCCGGTTGACCCTCCTGTCTCTCGCCACGATGCCGCTGGTGGCTTGGGCAACGCACGTCTTCGGTAGCCGCATCCACGTCCTCTTCGAGCGCGTCCAGGAGTCCTTTTCGACCCTCTCGACGCGGGTGCAGGAGAATCTCGCCGGGGCCCGGGTGGTGCGCGCCTACGTTCAAGAAGGCCCGCAGATCGAGTCCTTCCGGGTGGACAACGACGACTACGTCGAGCGCAACCGTCGCCTGATCCGCTGGAGCGCTGCCTTCCACCCGACGCTGCAGGCGCTGATCGGCATTGGCTTCGTGATGGTGCTCTTCTACGGCGGCAGCCTGGCTCGCGACGGCGGTATCACGGTGGGCCAGTTCGTCACCTTCAACCTCTTCCTCGGCAAGATGATCTGGCCGATGATCGCGATCGGCTGGGTGATCAACCTGGCGCAGCGCGGTGCCGCCTCCCTGCGGCGCATGCGTGAGGTGCTCGAAACCGCGCCGGCGGTGGCCGATGGCGCGTCGGTGGAACGCCCGGCCGAGCTTTCCGGAGCGGTCGAGTTCCGCAACCTGTCCTTCGCCTTCGAGGCCGGCAAGGAGGTGTTGTCCGACATCTCCTTCCGCGCCCCCGCCGGTTCGACGGTCGCTCTGGTGGGGCGCACCGGCTCCGGCAAGAGCACCCTCCTCGGCCTGCTTCCGCGCCTCGCCGAACCCCCCGAGGGCAGCGTCTTCGTGGACGGCATCGACGTTCGGGGCCTCGGCCTCGCCGAGCTCCGCGGCGCCCTCGGGGTGGTGCCGCAGGAGAGCTTCCTTTTCTCCACCACGGTGGCCGAGAACATCGCCCTCGGCCGTCCCGATGCAAGCCGCGACGAGATTGTCGAGGCGGCTCGTCTGGCCGGCCTGGGGGAGGATCTCGATGGCTTTCCTAAGGGCCTCGAGACGCTGGTCGGAGAGCGCGGCATTACCCTCTCCGGAGGGCAGAAACAGCGCGTCTCCCTGGCTCGCGCGCTGCTGCGCGATCCCAGCATCTTGCTGCTCGACGACTCCTTGTCGGCGGTGGACACCCAAACCGAGGAGATGATCCTCGAGAATCTCGAGCGGGTGTTCGAAGGGCGCACCGTCTTTCTGGTATCCCATCGGGTGTCGACGGTGCGCGGCGCCGATCTGATCCTGGTCCTCGACGAGGGCCGCATCGTCGAGCGCGGGCGCCATGACGAGTTGGTCGAGCAGGGCGGACACTACGCCGATCTCGAGCGGCGGCAGCGCCTCGAGGAAGAGCTGCAGGCAGCGGTGTGA
- a CDS encoding TIGR01777 family oxidoreductase → MADAKKLIVTGGSGLIGRALTADLTARGWQVVILSRRPERVRGLPAGARAVGWDGRSADGWKEEVDGADGIVHLAGENVADGRWTAAKKRRLRDSRIESSRAVMAAVEAVETKPSFLLQSSAVGFYGDSGEVEIDETSPPGDDFLADLSVEWEATTAAAEDLGVRRAILRTGIVLARDGGALPKMALPYKLGFGGPVGSGRQYVPWIHLADEVAAIRFLIEHPTASGPFNLTAPSPVTNAELGATLARVLRRPNLVPAPAFALRAVFGEMARLLLGGQKAFPRALEGLGFEFQFGDLESALRDLLKGEMEPPA, encoded by the coding sequence ATGGCAGATGCCAAGAAACTGATCGTGACCGGCGGCTCGGGCTTGATCGGGCGTGCCCTGACGGCGGATCTGACGGCTCGCGGCTGGCAGGTGGTGATCCTGTCGCGGCGCCCGGAGCGGGTGCGAGGGCTGCCCGCCGGCGCTCGCGCCGTCGGTTGGGACGGGCGCAGTGCCGATGGCTGGAAGGAAGAAGTCGACGGCGCCGACGGCATCGTCCACCTCGCCGGTGAGAACGTCGCCGACGGTCGCTGGACCGCCGCCAAGAAGCGCCGCCTGCGGGACAGCCGCATCGAGTCGAGCCGGGCGGTGATGGCGGCCGTCGAGGCGGTGGAGACCAAGCCGTCCTTTTTGCTGCAGTCGAGCGCCGTGGGGTTCTACGGTGACAGCGGCGAGGTCGAGATCGACGAAACCTCACCGCCGGGGGACGACTTTCTGGCCGATCTTTCGGTCGAGTGGGAGGCCACCACCGCCGCCGCCGAGGATCTTGGAGTGCGGCGGGCGATCCTGCGCACCGGCATCGTGCTGGCGCGCGACGGCGGTGCCCTTCCCAAGATGGCGCTGCCCTACAAGCTCGGCTTCGGAGGTCCGGTGGGGAGCGGTCGGCAGTACGTTCCCTGGATTCACCTGGCCGACGAGGTCGCCGCTATTCGCTTCCTGATCGAGCACCCGACGGCGAGCGGCCCTTTCAACCTCACGGCACCCTCGCCGGTGACCAACGCCGAGCTCGGCGCCACGCTGGCGCGAGTGCTGCGCCGGCCCAATCTGGTGCCGGCGCCGGCCTTTGCCTTGCGCGCCGTCTTCGGCGAGATGGCGCGGCTCCTGCTCGGAGGGCAGAAGGCTTTTCCGCGCGCCCTCGAAGGGCTCGGCTTCGAGTTCCAGTTTGGCGATCTCGAATCGGCCCTGCGAGACCTGCTGAAGGGGGAGATGGAGCCACCGGCGTGA